From a region of the Candidatus Dependentiae bacterium genome:
- the secE gene encoding preprotein translocase subunit SecE, which yields MNQISQFLKEVKVELSRVEWPKLDEWVGATAVTLILVVFFAIFLGLVDRVNSWLIFNKIFSYTQR from the coding sequence ATGAATCAAATTTCGCAGTTTCTAAAAGAAGTAAAAGTTGAATTGTCGCGTGTTGAATGGCCGAAATTAGACGAATGGGTAGGAGCTACTGCGGTAACTCTTATTTTAGTTGTCTTTTTTGCTATTTTTTTAGGTCTTGTCGATAGAGTAAACAGCTGGCTTATTTTTAATAAGATTTTTAGCTACACACAAAGGTAA
- the rplK gene encoding 50S ribosomal protein L11, translating into MSKEIKAKIRLLIPGGAATPAPPVGAALGQQGVNIMEFCKQFNAKTADKKGQTIPVLITVYRDKKFDFVIKTPPTSELIKKKINITKGVSKHKSEKAGTISMKEIEEIAKVKMADLNALDIEQAKKIIAGSARSMGVEVTE; encoded by the coding sequence ATGAGCAAAGAGATAAAAGCGAAGATTCGCTTATTGATACCGGGAGGCGCGGCGACGCCGGCACCACCAGTGGGTGCTGCCTTAGGGCAACAAGGGGTAAATATAATGGAATTTTGTAAGCAGTTTAATGCTAAAACTGCTGATAAAAAAGGCCAAACTATTCCTGTTCTCATAACGGTTTACAGAGATAAAAAATTTGACTTTGTAATAAAGACGCCGCCTACTTCCGAGTTGATCAAAAAAAAGATAAACATCACAAAAGGTGTTTCTAAACATAAGTCTGAAAAAGCTGGAACTATCTCGATGAAAGAAATCGAAGAGATAGCAAAAGTGAAAATGGCAGACCTTAATGCCCTTGATATCGAGCAAGCAAAAAAGATTATTGCTGGAAGTGCTCGAAGCATGGGCGTTGAAGTAACGGAGTAA
- the rpmG gene encoding 50S ribosomal protein L33 yields the protein MAKNRVTTHLACETCKERNYTQVLAKKRTVGSLKLAKYCSRCRKHHMHKETK from the coding sequence ATGGCAAAAAATAGAGTAACGACTCATTTGGCATGTGAAACCTGTAAAGAAAGAAACTATACACAGGTTCTGGCTAAAAAGCGTACAGTTGGCTCATTAAAACTAGCTAAATATTGTTCGCGCTGTCGTAAGCATCATATGCACAAAGAGACAAAATAA
- the nusG gene encoding transcription termination/antitermination factor NusG, with protein sequence MKRWYVVQLYAGYENIVKADLLKRIEEKALQEFFGEVLIPSAKMKQFFNASDSLQDQQLFPGYMLIQMEATPEAIRLVTTTPRISRFLGGRDPVPLSTKEIDRVLAQIRGEMVVSGEKHQFEVGKEVEIKEGPFASFVGIIESIYEESEKLTVMVSIFGRMTPVELTFDQVKR encoded by the coding sequence ATGAAAAGATGGTATGTTGTCCAGTTATATGCTGGATATGAAAATATAGTAAAAGCTGACTTGCTTAAGCGCATTGAAGAAAAAGCGCTCCAAGAATTCTTTGGTGAAGTGTTAATTCCTTCAGCAAAAATGAAACAGTTCTTTAACGCAAGCGACTCGCTACAAGACCAGCAACTTTTTCCTGGCTACATGCTTATACAAATGGAAGCAACTCCAGAAGCAATACGGTTAGTAACTACTACGCCCCGTATATCGCGCTTTTTAGGAGGAAGGGATCCTGTTCCTTTATCAACCAAAGAAATAGATCGAGTTCTAGCTCAAATACGCGGAGAAATGGTCGTATCAGGCGAGAAGCATCAGTTTGAAGTTGGTAAAGAAGTAGAAATTAAAGAAGGTCCTTTTGCGAGCTTTGTAGGAATTATAGAATCGATATATGAAGAAAGCGAAAAGCTTACTGTTATGGTAAGTATTTTCGGCAGAATGACACCGGTTGAATTAACATTTGATCAAGTTAAACGCTAA